The segment GGCGCAGATCTTGGCGCTGCAGCAACCTGATCGCGTCCAATCACTGACGCTGATCGCCAGCGAGCCGCTGGGGCACACCTACGAAGGCGAGGGCATTTCGGATGAATTCATGGCCCATTTCGGAAGCATGGGAGCGCTGGACTGGTCGGACCGCGCGGCGGTGAGCGCCTTTCTGCTGCGGATTGCGGAGCTGAGTGCGGGACCTGCCGGGTTCGACGGCGTTGCGGCGCAGCGGCGGATCGACAAGGAGCTCGATAGGACGAGCAATTTACAGAGCGCCTTCAACCATTCCATGGTTGGTGGGGATGTCGATGGGCTGGATATCTCCAATGTCACCCAGCCGGTGCTGGTGGTGCATGGCAGCGATGATCCGGTGATCTCGGTTGCAGCCGGGCGGAAGATTGCCGCGGTGGCCCGGGACAGCGAGATGCTGACGCTGGATGGCCGCGGGCATGAGTTGTTGGAGGCGGATGTGGCGAAGATAGCTGGGGCAATGCTGGGCGTGGCGGAGCGGAGCTACTCTGCCGCCTGATAGTATTCGGCCGATGGGCGGATGGCCGCGACCACGGCACCGACACAATCCCGCTGAAAGTCCGCATCCTGCCTCAGGGCTTCGAGGCTGCGTGGGGTTGGTTCTTCGCCGATCCAGTCCTCAAGAGCAAAATCCAGCGCTGAGGCTGCTTCCGCGATCGCTTCGTCGAGCGTATCGGCGACAGCTGTTACGCCAGGAAAATCGGGAAAGGACACGCCGTAGCCGGAATCGGCGTCCTTGTGGATCAGGGCAATATAATGGTGGTCATGCATCGCTGTTCCAACCTGCCTGCCGGTAGATCGAGCGCGCGGTCCCGATCGGAATGTCCTTGCGCGGATGCGTGACGATCACGACGCGACCACTTTCGACATGCCGATATTTATGATGCGAACCGCGGATTGAAACAAGCACGAAGCCATCGGTGGTCAGGCGGCGGATGATCTCTCGACCATCTCGCAGCATGACCACCACGGCATTTAAACGTCCAGGTTGCTCACGCTGAGGGCATTGTCCTGGATGAAGTCGCGGCGCGGCTCGACGAGGTCACCCATCAGGGCGGTAAAGATCTGGTCGGCTTCGTCGCTCTGGTTGATCTCGACCTTGAGCAGGGTGCGGGCATTGGGGTCGAGCGTGGTTTCCCAGAGCTGGGACGCGTTCATTTCGCCCAACCCTTTATAGCGCTGCAGCGACACGCCCTTGCGGCCGGAATCGGTGACGGCCTTGAACAGGGTCGACGGCCCAAAGATGTTGATCGTCTCGCCCTTGCGGGTCAGTGTCGGCACGCCGCCATAGATTTCGTCCAGGCGATCGGCCAGCTGACGGAGCTTTCTGGCGTCGGCGCTGGCCAGCAGCGGCTTGTCGAGCAGGTGGCGCTCGGCGACGCCGCGCACTGTGCGCGAGAAGGCCAGTTCATCGGCATCGGTGATTTCGCCCGTCCAGCCCTGTTCCCATTCATCGGAAATGCGATCGAGGCGATTGCCGACCCTGGTGAGCACTTCGCCCATCTTGTCGGCATCGGCCAGGCCATCGGGATCGAGGCCGCCGACGATCGCTGCTTGTTCCACCAGGTTGCGATTGTAGCGCGTATTGAGGTTGTAGATCGCGGCGACAATGCTGCGTGCCTGCTGCACGATGCCATGAAGGTCCGGACCTGCATGCTGATGACCGTCGCGGGTGGTGAATACGGCGTCTTCGAGCCCTGCAGCGATCAGATAGTCGTTCAGCGCATCTTCGTCCTTGAGATACTGCTCGGAGCGGCCACGAGTGGCCTTATAGAGCGGCGGCTGGGCGATATAGACGTGACCGCGCTCCAGCAGCTCCGGCGTCTGACGGTAGAAGAAGGTCAGCAGCAGGGTGCGAATATGGGCGCCGTCCACGTCGGCGTCGGTCATGATGATGATCTTGTGGTAGCGCAGCTTGTCGGCGTTGAACTCTTCACGGCCAATGCCGGTGCCCAGCGCCGTGATCAGCGTGCCGACCTGGTCGGACGAGATCATGCGATCGAAGCGCGCGCGTTCCACATTGAGGATCTTGCCGCGCAGCGGCAGCACGGCCTGGTTGGAGCGGTCGCGGCCCTGCTTGGCGGAGCCACCGGCGGAGTCACCTTCCACGATGAAGATTTCCGACTTGGCGGGGTCGCGCTCCTGGCAGTCGGCCAGCTTGCCCGGCAGCGAGGAGATTTCCAGCGCGCCCTTGCGGCGGGTCAGTTCACGCGCCTTGCGGGCGGCTTCACGGGCAGCAGCGGCTTCGGCCACCTTGCCGACGATGACCTTGGCTTCGGCGGGATGCTCTTCAAACCACTGGCCGAGCTTCTCGTTGACGATATTTTCGACAACAGGACGCACTTCGGAGGAGACCAGCTTATCCTTGGTCTGCGATGAAAACTTGGGATCGGGCACCTTGACCGAAAGCACGCAGGTCAGGCCTTCGCGCGTGTCGTCGCCGGTCAGCGAGACCTTTTCCTTCTTGGAAATGCCCGAGGATTCCGCATAGCCGACAACCTGGCGCGTCAGCGCGCCGCGCAGGCCGGCAAGGTGGGTGCCGCCATCGCGCTGGGGGATGTTGTTGGTGAAGCAGAGCACGTTTTCGTGGTAGCTGTCGTTCCACTGCAGCGCGACTTCGACGGTGATGCCGTCCTTCTCGCTGATCATGGTGATCGGCGCCGGCACGACGGGCGTCTTGGACTTGTCGAGATATTGCACGAAGGCCTCGAGGCCGCCTTCATAGAACAGCTCGGTGGTCACCGGCTCGGGGTGACGCAGATCGCTCAGGAGGATGCGAACGCCCGAGTTGAGGAAAGCCAGTTCGCGCAACCGGTGTTCGAGCGTCTTGAAATCGAACTCGACCATGGTGAAGGTTTCGGTCGACGGCAGGAAGGTCACCGCCGTGCCCGAACGCCCCTCATAAGTGGCCGGCTGCTTGTCCTCGACATAGGTACCGATCTGCTTGAGCGGCGCCACGGCATCGCCATGGGCGAATTCCATCTCGTGGATTTCGCCGTCGCGGTTGATGCGCAGGCGCAGCCAGACCGACAGGGCGTTGACGACTGACACGCCCACGCCGTGCAGGCCGCCGGAAACCTTGTAGGAATTCTGGTCGAATTTACCGCCCGCGTGGAGCTGGGTCATGATGACCTCGGCCGCCGACACACCCTCTTCGGCATGGATGCCGGTGGGGATGCCTCGACCGTTGTCGATCACCGTCACCGAACCATCGGCATTGAGCGTCACCGTCACCAGATCGGCGTGGCCGGCCAGGGCCTCGTCGATGGCGTTGTCGACCACTTCATAGACCATGTGATGCAGGCCCGAGCCGTCATCCGTATCGCCGATATACATGCCCGGGCGCTTGCGCACCGCATCAAGACCCTTGAGCACCTTGATGCTGTCGGCGCCGTATTCACTGGCAGTATTTTGGGGGACGGGATTTTCGCTATCGGTCATGGGGTCCGAATCAGTCGTTTTCAGTTGGATTTTGTTCTACCGGATAGGGGTTTGATCCCCAAGCAAAATGGGCTTTTCAGGGCCGTTTGCGGGGGATTCCTGTCCGCCTGGTTTCCAGAAAATTTCAGTCGTGCGCCAGGCGCCCGTCCCTGACCGTCAGCATCTGTGCACGATCACCCAGAGCTTCGAACAGCAGGCGGTCGGTACCGGTCAGAAAGCACTGCGTTCCCAGCCCATCAAGCGCGGAGAACAGGGCCCGGCGCCGATCCGGATCGAGGTGGGCGGCGATTTCGTCGAGCAGCAGGAAAGGCGTGATCCCGGTCCGCAGCTTGACCAGGCGGGCATGGGCGAGAATGAGGCCGATCAGCAGGGCTTTCTGCTCTCCGGTCGAGCCCAGCGGGGCCGGCATGGCCTTTTGTGCATAGGTGACTTCGAGATCGACACGATGTGGTCCAGATATGGTGCGTCCGGCCGCACGATCAACCCCTCTGGAGCCCCGCCAGAGCGTGCCCAGCGCCGATTCAAGCTCGGCCGAGGACGATGGCTCTGCGCCCTGTTCGAACAGCGGCGTCAGGGCCAGATGGGCCGCGGGAAAGCTCTCGTCATCAAGGCTCTGCTCGATCAGGGCCTGAAGGTGATGGAGGCTATCGGTACGCGCCAGGTGGATGGATGCACCAAGCTCGGCCATCTGCGCCTCGATGGCGGCCAGCCACGAGGGATCGCCATTGTCTTCCAGCAGCCGATTGCGCTGGCGCATGGCCTTCTCATAATCGCTGACCGAGGCCGAATGGGACGGGATGAGCGTTGTCACCAGCCGATCGAGGAAGCGGCGGCGATCTCCAGCCGGGCCGGAGAACAGGCCATCCATGGCGGGGGTGAGCCAGAGCACGCGCAAATAATCGCTCATCGCCTCGATGGAGCGGGCATTGGCGCCGTTGATGCGAACGCGGCGGCCGCCATCGGGCGAAGCGCCGGTGCCGATATCGGAAGGACCATCAAGCGTTTCGACCGTTGCAGCGACCGCCCAGGGCTGATCGGAGCCTTGCGCGTGCAAGGTGTCAAAGCTCGCGCCGCGCAGGCCTCGGCCGGGCGAGAGGACGGAAACGGCTTCGAGCAGATTGGTTTTGCCCGCGCCATTGGGGCCGGTCAGGACAACATGGCGGGGATCAAGGTCCAGCGCCGCCGCCGCGTAGTTGCGGAAGGCGGTGAGGCGCAGGCGGGAGAGGTGACGTATCATTTCAGGTCGCCCCGCCCTGCGAGCATAGCTCTTCGGGCCTAGCCGGCTTAAATCGCTCCACTGGAGCGATTTCCCCTTCGGGACGCCGCCTAGACACGCATGGGCATGAGCACATAGAGCGCCCGGGTCTCGCCCTCGTCCTTCACCAGCGTCGGCGAGCCGGCGTCGTTGAACATAAACACGGCGCTTTCAGACCGGATCTGGCTGATGATGTCGAGCAGATAGCGGGCATTGAAGCCGATCTCGAAGCCATCGGTGTCGAACTCGACGGCCAGCTCTTCGCTGGCGGTGCCGTGATCGGGATTGGTGACCGAGAGTTCAAGCAGGCCATCCTTGGCCTGGAGCTTGACGGCCTTGCCGCCACGATCCGAGGCAATGGTCGAGACGCGATCGACGGCGGTCGCAAAGCTCGCGCGATCGACATTCATCTGCTTGTCGTTGTTCTTGGGCGTCACGCGATCGTAGTCGGGGAACGTGCCTTCGATCAGCTTGGACAGCAGGACAACCGAGCCAACGGTGAAGCGGATCTTGGTGTCGGAAACTTCGATCCTGGCATCGCCATCGGCGCCATCGAGAAGCTTCTGGACTTCGCCGACGGTCTTTTTCGGCACGATGATGCCCGGCATGCCGGCCGCGCCTTCCGGTGCAGCGATTTCGGCACGGGCCATGCGGTGACCATCGGTGGCGACGGCGCGCAACACAGTGCCGACGTTGGACACATCGACGGTGTGGAAATAGATGCCGTTGAGATAGTAGCGCGTCTCTTCATTGGAGATGGCGAACTGGGTGCGCTCGATCAGCTCGCGGAAGCTCGACGCCGGCATGGTGAATTCATGGCCGAAAGCACCGGACTTGAGATCGGGGAAGCTGTCGGGGCTCAAACAGGCCAGATTGAAGCGCGAGCGGCCGGAGGTGAGAACCATGTTCTCGCCGCCATCGGTTTCGAGGCGCACTTCGGCGCCATCGGCGAGCTTGCGGACGATTTCGTAGAGCGTATGGGCCGGAACCGTGGTGGTGCCGGGGGTCGAGACCATGGCGGGCACGCTTTCGGTGACCTCGATATCAAGGTCGGTCGCGCGCAGCTCGACCTTGTCGTCGCTGGCCTTGAACAGGACGTTGGCCAGGATCGGGTAGGTATTGCGCCGTTCCACGACCCGGTGCACATGGCTCAGCGACTTGAGCAGATGATTGCGTTCGAGCGTGACTTTCATGCGACTACATCCCTGGCACTACGCGCTGCCCATGGCAGCAAGACCCCGGCAGACCGGGGTTGGACATTTACAATTTCATAACGGATTAGCAAGGGTTGGCACGCTCAAGCGAGCGGAAATCCCCGATTTCGCGTGGCGCTAGTTCGTGTCGAAGATGATATTGATGGCAAAGCGCTGGTGCGCCATCAGCCCGAAGTCGCGCAGGCCCTCGAATGGTGTGCAACGCTGGAGCGCGGACGTGATGCTCTGGACCAGGACTTCGTTCTTTTTGGCGGATTTTCCGTCGAGCTTTACTTCAGGCTCCTGGGTCAATGATCCATCGCCCATGAAGGTGATTGCGATCTCGACGGCGCGACCATCGAAGCCGGGCGGCGCGGACCAGCAGCGCATCAAGGACTGGCGCAGGTGCCGGCCGAGGGCCTGCTGATCGATCACTGGCGGCGGTGGCGCCGTTGGGATCGGCGCCTTTGGCTGAGCCATGGCGGGACCAGCCAGCAAGGCGACCGAAAACATCATGATGAGGAAACGCTTGATCATGAGACCAGGTTTGATGAAGGGCATGGCAGGAAAATGACAAAGACCCCGACCATGACGGAAGGGGTCTCTGGAATTCGTGCCCTGCGAATATAGCTCTCCGGGCGTAAGGATCTAAAATCGCTCCACTGGAGCGATTTTGCGCCGAGCGCCGATCCTTACTCTTCGAGCATGCGCTTCAGCAGTTCGATCTCCTGCGCCAGCTCCACGTCATCCTTGATCATCTGCTCGACCTTGCGGACCGAATGGAGAACGGTGGTGTGGTCGCGTCCGCCGAAGCGACGGCCGATTTCGGGCAGGGAGCGGCTCGTCAAAGCCTTGGCCAGGAACATGGCGATCTGGCGCGGACGGACGACGTCGCGCGAACGGCGGGCAGAGAGCAATTCGTTGCGCGGCACCTTGTAGTGGCGCGAGACGATCTTGAGGATGTCCTCGATGCGGACGCGGCGGGCTTCGCGCGAACGGATCAGGTCGCCCAGGGTCTTTTCGGCCAGCGGGACGGTGATCAGCTCGCCGGTCAGCTGGTTGGCGGCGACAAGACGATTGACGGCGCCATCGAGATCGCGACCGTGGCTGATGACAGCGCGGGCGACATAATCGATGACAGGGGCAGGGAAATGCATGCCGAAGCGGGCGGTCGCCTGATCGGCACGGCGCTGCACGATGGACTTGCGCAGGTCGAGATCA is part of the uncultured Devosia sp. genome and harbors:
- a CDS encoding alpha/beta hydrolase, whose protein sequence is MTAQIVTKMVETAPGVTLCTEAWGEPERGTFLLAMGATASMVWWPDSLMQALADGGYQAIRFDHRDTGRSTSGAPGVVDYDLDALMGDLLAILDAHGVRQAHLAGMSLGGYVAQILALQQPDRVQSLTLIASEPLGHTYEGEGISDEFMAHFGSMGALDWSDRAAVSAFLLRIAELSAGPAGFDGVAAQRRIDKELDRTSNLQSAFNHSMVGGDVDGLDISNVTQPVLVVHGSDDPVISVAAGRKIAAVARDSEMLTLDGRGHELLEADVAKIAGAMLGVAERSYSAA
- a CDS encoding type II toxin-antitoxin system HicB family antitoxin; the encoded protein is MHDHHYIALIHKDADSGYGVSFPDFPGVTAVADTLDEAIAEAASALDFALEDWIGEEPTPRSLEALRQDADFQRDCVGAVVAAIRPSAEYYQAAE
- a CDS encoding type II toxin-antitoxin system HicA family toxin produces the protein MLRDGREIIRRLTTDGFVLVSIRGSHHKYRHVESGRVVIVTHPRKDIPIGTARSIYRQAGWNSDA
- the gyrB gene encoding DNA topoisomerase (ATP-hydrolyzing) subunit B, which translates into the protein MTDSENPVPQNTASEYGADSIKVLKGLDAVRKRPGMYIGDTDDGSGLHHMVYEVVDNAIDEALAGHADLVTVTLNADGSVTVIDNGRGIPTGIHAEEGVSAAEVIMTQLHAGGKFDQNSYKVSGGLHGVGVSVVNALSVWLRLRINRDGEIHEMEFAHGDAVAPLKQIGTYVEDKQPATYEGRSGTAVTFLPSTETFTMVEFDFKTLEHRLRELAFLNSGVRILLSDLRHPEPVTTELFYEGGLEAFVQYLDKSKTPVVPAPITMISEKDGITVEVALQWNDSYHENVLCFTNNIPQRDGGTHLAGLRGALTRQVVGYAESSGISKKEKVSLTGDDTREGLTCVLSVKVPDPKFSSQTKDKLVSSEVRPVVENIVNEKLGQWFEEHPAEAKVIVGKVAEAAAAREAARKARELTRRKGALEISSLPGKLADCQERDPAKSEIFIVEGDSAGGSAKQGRDRSNQAVLPLRGKILNVERARFDRMISSDQVGTLITALGTGIGREEFNADKLRYHKIIIMTDADVDGAHIRTLLLTFFYRQTPELLERGHVYIAQPPLYKATRGRSEQYLKDEDALNDYLIAAGLEDAVFTTRDGHQHAGPDLHGIVQQARSIVAAIYNLNTRYNRNLVEQAAIVGGLDPDGLADADKMGEVLTRVGNRLDRISDEWEQGWTGEITDADELAFSRTVRGVAERHLLDKPLLASADARKLRQLADRLDEIYGGVPTLTRKGETINIFGPSTLFKAVTDSGRKGVSLQRYKGLGEMNASQLWETTLDPNARTLLKVEINQSDEADQIFTALMGDLVEPRRDFIQDNALSVSNLDV
- the recF gene encoding DNA replication/repair protein RecF — translated: MIRHLSRLRLTAFRNYAAAALDLDPRHVVLTGPNGAGKTNLLEAVSVLSPGRGLRGASFDTLHAQGSDQPWAVAATVETLDGPSDIGTGASPDGGRRVRINGANARSIEAMSDYLRVLWLTPAMDGLFSGPAGDRRRFLDRLVTTLIPSHSASVSDYEKAMRQRNRLLEDNGDPSWLAAIEAQMAELGASIHLARTDSLHHLQALIEQSLDDESFPAAHLALTPLFEQGAEPSSSAELESALGTLWRGSRGVDRAAGRTISGPHRVDLEVTYAQKAMPAPLGSTGEQKALLIGLILAHARLVKLRTGITPFLLLDEIAAHLDPDRRRALFSALDGLGTQCFLTGTDRLLFEALGDRAQMLTVRDGRLAHD
- the dnaN gene encoding DNA polymerase III subunit beta, with the protein product MKVTLERNHLLKSLSHVHRVVERRNTYPILANVLFKASDDKVELRATDLDIEVTESVPAMVSTPGTTTVPAHTLYEIVRKLADGAEVRLETDGGENMVLTSGRSRFNLACLSPDSFPDLKSGAFGHEFTMPASSFRELIERTQFAISNEETRYYLNGIYFHTVDVSNVGTVLRAVATDGHRMARAEIAAPEGAAGMPGIIVPKKTVGEVQKLLDGADGDARIEVSDTKIRFTVGSVVLLSKLIEGTFPDYDRVTPKNNDKQMNVDRASFATAVDRVSTIASDRGGKAVKLQAKDGLLELSVTNPDHGTASEELAVEFDTDGFEIGFNARYLLDIISQIRSESAVFMFNDAGSPTLVKDEGETRALYVLMPMRV